From the Clupea harengus chromosome 15, Ch_v2.0.2, whole genome shotgun sequence genome, one window contains:
- the riox1 gene encoding ribosomal oxygenase 1: protein MERKHVSAFALYQSAVTPSNPSNEVLPVKKKKRKLQNGLPIVKSKKIRKTTAAVRNSLQTKKKEKQEKSLNDEEQQPREMAGDTPSLNTFLDSLVKVNNSRERASRLFQWFIHPIPSKNFFRDNWEKKPLLIKRQERDYYKGLFSTAEFDRILRDDDVQFGVNLDVTSYINGKRDTHNPPGRALPYTVWDFYESGCSLRMLNPQAFNSTVWNVLSILQELFGSMVGANMYLTPAGTQGFAPHYDDIEAFVVQLEGKKHWRVYNPRSDDEVLPVVSSPNFSQAEIGKPMLDVVLEAGDLLYFPRGFIHQGDCLPDTHSLHITISSFQKNSWGDLLTKLVPAALEIAMEEDVEFRKGLPLDYLSYMGVQNSDKEDPHRAEFLSHAGSLMKKLVSYAPVDAAVDQKAREFLYDCLPPALTPAEKASSVYGAPARWEDGEALGLANHVRPQTRIRLIRAGIARLCSDGEEVSLYHTMENSRVYHKEELKFFEIKPEHTDAMEFLLHSYPKFVTVSSLPCDTTEEKLSLADLLFEKGLIHTAESLKSE, encoded by the exons ATGGAGAGAAAACATGTGTCCGCTTTTGCATTGTATCAATCAGCAGTAACCCCTTCGAACCCCTCAAATGAG GTTTTGCCAgttaagaaaaagaagaggaagttgCAGAATGGGCTTCCAATCGTGAAATCTAAGAAGATTAGAAAGACGACTGCTGCAGTACGAAACAGTTTGCaaacaaagaagaaagaaaagcaagagAAGAGCCTGAAT GATGAAGAACAGCAACCCAGAGAAATGGCAGGCGACACGCCATCCTTAAATACTTTTCTGGACAGCCTCGTCAAAGTCAACAATAGCAGAGAAAGGGCAAGCAGGCTGTTTCAGTGGTTTATCCATCCTATACCTTCCAAGAACTTTTTTAG GGATAATTGGGAGAAAAAGCCATTGCTGATCAAACGCCAGGAACGAGATTACTACAAAGGACTTTTCTCCACGGCAGAATTTGACAGAATTCTGAGAGAT gATGATGTCCAGTTTGGGGTGAACCTGGATGTCACCAGTTACATTAACGGCaaacgagacacacacaaccctccggGAAGGGCTCTGCCCTACACAGTATGGGATTTCTATGAG AGCGGCTGCTCCCTCAGGATGCTGAACCCCCAGGCATTCAACTCCACGGTCTGGAATGTTCTCTCCATCCTGCAGGAGCTCTTCGGCAGCATGGTCGGCGCCAACAT GTATCTGACGCCGGCAGGCACGCAGGGCTTCGCTCCCCACTACGATGACATTGAGGCCTTTGTGGTCCAGCTGGAGGGCAAGAAGCACTGGAGAGTGTACAACCCTCG GTCTGACGATGAGGTGCTTCCAGTGGTATCAAGTC CCAACTTCAGCCAGGCTGAGATCGGGAAGCCCATGCTTGATGTGGTGCTAGAGGCAGGAGACCTGCTCTACTTCCCCCGGGGGTTCATCCACCAGGGTGACTGTCTGCCAGATACCCATTCCCTCCACATCACCATCTCCTCCTTCCAGAAGAACAGCTGGGGTGACCTGCTCACCAAG CTTGTTCCAGCAGCTCTGGAGATCGCAATGGAGGAGGATGTGGAATTTCGTAAAGGTCTTCCCCTGGACTATTTATCGTACATGGGGGTTCAGAATTCTGATAag GAGGATCCCCATCGAGCAGAGTTCCTGAGTCACGCTGGCTCTCTGATGAAGAAGCTAGTGAGTTACGCCCCTGTGGACGCTGCTGTCGATCAGAAGGCCAGAGAGTTTCTGTATGACTGCTTACCTCCTGCGCTCACTCCAG cggAGAAGGCCAGCAGTGTTTACGGTGCCCCGGCACGCTGGGAGGATGGCGAGGCGTTGGGCTTGGCCAATCACGTGAGGCCTCAGACCAGGATCCGCCTCATACGCGCAGGAATAGCAAG GTTATGCAGTGATGGAGAAGAGGTCTCACTTTATCACACAATGGAAAACTCCCGTGTTTACCACAAAGAGGAGCTCAAGTTCTTTGAAATAAAACCAGAG CACACAGATGCCATGGAGTTCCTGCTTCACTCATATCCCAAGTTTGTCACCGTTTCTAGTTTACCATGTGATACAACAGAGGAAAAG CTGTCCCTGGCAGACCTGCTGTTTGAGAAGGGATTGATCCACACTGCAGAATCTCTGAAGTCAGAGTGA
- the LOC122133517 gene encoding NADH dehydrogenase [ubiquinone] 1 beta subcomplex subunit 1-like, translated as MVNFVALVREHWMQALVPFGIVMGLYLDRWNDNRLTAFRNKSALYSRELKPGEEVTWK; from the exons ATGGTGAATTTCGTAGCCCTTGTGCGCGAGCATTGGATGCAGGCCCTGGTGCCATTTGGCATAGTCATGGGGCTTTACCTGGACAGGTGGAACGACAACAGACTAACAGCGTTCAGGAATAAGAGTGCTCTATACAGCAG GGAACTGAAGCCTGGTGAGGAAGTTACCTGGAAGTGA
- the cpsf2 gene encoding cleavage and polyadenylation specificity factor subunit 2 — translation MTSIIKLTALSGVQEESALCYLLQVDEFRFLLDCGWDETFSMETIDILKRYVHQVDAVLLSHPDPIHLGALPYAVGKLGLNCTIYATIPVYKMGQMFMYDLYQSRHNTEDFNLFTLDDVDSAFDKIQQLKYSQIVNLKGKGHGLSITPLPAGHMIGGTIWKIVKDGEEEIVYAVDFNHKREIHLNGCSLEMVSRPSLLITDSFNATYVQPRRKQRDEQLLTIVMGTLRADGNVLIAVDTAGRVLELAQLLDQIWRTKDSGLGVYSLALLNNVSYNVVEFSKSQVEWMSDKLMRCFEDKRNNPFQFRHLSLCHSLADLARVPSPKVVLCSQPDLESGFSRELFLQWCTEAKNSIILTYRTSPGTLARYLIDNPGEKMLDLEVRKRMKLEGKELDEYLEKEKTKKEAAKKLEQAKEVDVDSSDESDMEDDLEQPAVVKSKHHDLMMKGEGARKGSFFKQAKKSYPMFPTHEERIKWDEYGEIIRPEDFLVPELQATEEEKSKLDMGLANGDEPMDQDLSDVPTKCTSSMETLEIKARVTYIDYEGRSDGDSIKKIINQMKPRQLVIVNGPPDASQDLSESCKAFSGKDIKVYTPKLQETVDATSETHIYQVRLKDSLVSSLQFCRARDTELAWVDGVLDMRVTLVDTGVLPEEGGGTATAAAAGTEEGVEDGELVAMETEAAGVGAMVIGVGGSSEAAQQRAMKSLFGEDEKEAGEESDVIPTLEPLSTNEIPGHQSVFINEPRLSDFKQVLIREGVQAEFVGGVLVCNNLVAVRRTEAGRICLEGIQCEDYYKIRELLYQQYAVV, via the exons ATGACGTCCATTATCAAGTTGACGGCCCTGTCGGGGGTCCAGGAGGAATCCGCACTCTGTTACCTACTACAGGTGGATGAGTTCCGCTTCCTGCTGGACTGCGGATGGGACGAGACCTTTTCCATGGAAACCATTGATATTTTGAAAAG GTATGTCCACCAGGTGGATGCTGTGCTCCTGTCCCATCCTGATCCCATCCATTTGGGGGCTTTGCCCTACGCCGTGGGGAAGCTTGGCCTCAACTGCACTATCTACGCCACCATCCCAGTCTACAAGATGGGCCAGATGTTCATGTATGACCTCTATCAG TCTCGTCACAACACAGAGGACTTCAATCTCTTCACGTTGGATGACGTGGACTCGGCGTTTGACAAAATCCAGCAGTTGAAGTACTCGCAGATCGTCAATCTGAAAG GGAAAGGCCACGGCTTGTCCATCACCCCACTGCCGGCTGGCCACATGATTGGCGGAACTATCTGGAAGATTGTGAAGGATGGGGAAGAGGAGATTGTTTATGCTGTGGATTTCAACCACAAGAGGGAGAT TCATTTGAATGGCTGCTCACTGGAGATGGTGAGCCGTCCTTCTCTGCTCATCACTGACTCCTTCAACGCCACCTACGTACAGCCACGACGCAAACAGCGGGACGAGCAGCTTCTCA CCATTGTCATGGGAACACTACGTGCTGACGGGAACGTGCTGATCGCCGTGGATACGGCCGGGCGAGTGCTGGAGCTGGCTCAGCTGCTGGACCAAATCTGGAGGACCAAAGACTCTGGGCTTGGGGTCTACTCCCTCGCCCTGCTCAACAACGTCAGCTATAATGTGGTGGAGTTCTCCAAGTCCCAG GTGGAGTGGATGAGCGACAAGCTGATGCGCTGCTTCGAGGACAAGCGCAACAACCCCTTCCAGTTCCGTCACCTCTCGCTGTGCCACAGCCTGGCCGACCTGGCGCGCGTGCCCAGCCCCAAGGTGGTGCTGTGCAGCCAGCCGGACCTGGAGTCGGGCTTCTCGCGTGAGCTCTTCCTCCAGTGGTGCACCGAGGCCAAGAACTCAATCATCCTCACTTACCGCACCTCCCCCGGCACACTGGCCCGCTACCTCATCGACAACCCTGGCGAGAAGATGCTGGACCTGGag gtGAGGAAGCGTATGAAGCTGGAGGGGAAGGAGCTGGATGAGTATTTGGAGAAGGAAAAGACGAAGAAAGAGGCTGCCAAAAAGCTTGAGCAGGCGAAAGA gGTGGACGTTGACTCGAGCGATGAGAGCGACATGGAGGATGACTTGGAGCAGCCTGCGGTGGTGAAGAGCAAACACCACGACCTGATGATGAAGGGCGAGGGCGCCCGCAAGGGAAGCTTCTTCAAGCAGGCCAAGAAGTCCTATCCCATGTTCCCCACCCACGAGGAGCGCATCAAGTGGGACGAGTACGGAGAgatcatcag GCCTGAGGATTTCCTGGTGCCTGAGCTGCAGGCcactgaggaggagaagagtaaGCTGGATATGGGCCTGGCCAACGGGGACGAGCCCATGGACCAGGACCTGTCCGACGTGCCCACCAAGTGCACCTCCAGCATGGAGACCCTAGAGATCAA AGCGCGCGTGACTTACATCGACTATGAGGGTCGCTCGGACGGCGACTCCATCAAGAAGATCATCAACCAGATGAAGCCGCGGCAGCTGGTGATCGTCAACGGGCCCCCTGACGCCAGCCAGGATCTGTCAGAGTCCTGCAAGGCCTTCAGCGGCAAGGACATCAAGGTGTACACGCCCAAGCTGCAGGAGACGGTGGATGCCACCAGCGAGACACACATCTACCAA GTGCGTCTCAAGGACTCCCTGGTAAGCTCGCTGCAGTTCTGCCGCGCACGGGACACGGAGCTGGCCTGGGTGGACGGCGTGCTGGACATGCGGGTGACGCTGGTGGATACGGGCGTGCTGCCCGAGGAAGGAGGTGGCACCGCCACCGCCGCTGCCGCAGGCACAGAGGAGGGCGTGGAGGATGGCGAGTTGGTCGCCATGGAGACGgaggcggcgggggtgggggccaTGGTGATTGGGGTGGGCGGGTCAAGCGAGGCAGCGCAGCAGCGGGCCATGAAGTCGCTGTTCGGCGAGGACGAGAAGGAGGCCGGCGAGGAGAGCGACGTCATCCCCACCCTGGAGCCGCTGTCGACCAACGAG ATTCCAGGGCACCAGTCCGTGTTCATCAACGAGCCGCGGCTGTCCGACTTCAAGCAGGTGCTCATCAGGGAGGGGGTACAAGCTGAGTTTGTGGGAGGAGTGCTGGTCTGCAACAACCTGGTGGCCGTCAGGAGG